In Methylocystis sp. IM3, the DNA window ACTCGCTTTTCGCGTGTGACGCCGTTTTCCACGGTGAAAACCGCCCATCCGCTTTCGCGTCGAAACAACGCTCCGACAGGAATGATAACCACCTGGGGAAGTGTCTGGGTCTCAATGCGAACATCGACCCGAAACCCGTCCCCCAAAGAGGACCATTGCTCGCGGGGAGACGTGATGTCGATAATCACCCAGACACGCTGCTCGTCCACGCCAAGGGCGGACACTTTGGTGAATCCGCCCGGCTCAACGCGTCGAACACGACCACGCAGAGCAGCCGGCCCTCCCCATCGCTCCAGCTCAACGTCGGCGCCAGGCTTCACGTTAACGGCGTCGGTCGTGAGCAAATCAACAATGACTTCCAGGTCGCTGGGATCGCCGATTTCCACCAAAGGCGCACCTACCGTAACGACAGCCTCATTCTCCTGGACGACGCGCAGCACGCGTCCATCAACGGGCGCCGTCACCTTCCACCGCTCGTCGGGGGTTTTGTCGTCATAGCGCCGAAGCAGGGTGCGCGCGAGCTCGACATCGTGTTCGGTTGCGTGTTTGCGCAACTCCGCCGCTTTGAATTCGCGCTCGCTCGTTTGCAGGTTGAGCTCCTCCCGTTCCCTCCGCTGAGCGGTCGCGGAACCGCGTTGCTCGAGAATCCGAACGCGCTGCACATCTGTTTTGGCCTGATCCAGTATGGCCCGCGCCCGATCCAAACGAGCGGACGCCTCTTGGAGCGCCGCCTCCGCGGCGCCCAGCTTTTCCTGCGCCTCGCGCCGCGACCTCGGATCGAGAATGCTTGGCTGCGCCGGAACAATCCATGCGAGGACGCTGTCTGCCTTAATTTCGTCCCCGGCTTTGACTGCGATCCGCAACAGACGGCCAGAAAGAGGCGCGGACACTATATAACGATCGCGGACTCGGGTCTTGCCGTCCTCCTCGACAGTCGCCCGGAATGTCCCTTCGGCTACAGTCGCAATCTCAACAATGGCAGGCGTCGGACGAAACGCCCAATACAGGGTTCCAAAGGCTCCAAGACCAAGGACTGCGCCGATCAGCACGCGCCATGCATTGTTCATTTCATTCTCGCGTCTTCAAAACCGTCGTGAGGTCTAGCCGATCAATCCGCCGCCACACGAGCAACGCGCTTGCCGCGCCTGCGCCGAACACAATAAGCGTCGCGGAGGCGAAGGTGGCGTTGCTGATGACAGGCGGAATGCTAAAGCTCTCATTGCTGCGCGCGGCAAGAATGACCGTCACGATATATTGCGAGAGCACGAGGCCCAAGGGGATGGATGTTGCGATTTGCACGCCGAGCTCCGCCAAAAGAATCCTCGACACTTCCCCGCGCGTAAAGCCCAGGATGCAGAGACTCGCCAGCTCCCATGCGTGCTCCTGCAGGGCGATGCGAGCGCTGTTATAGACGATCGCCACGCTGATGATTACGCCAAAGGCCGTCAGTACGACGGCGGCAAGAACGACAAGCCCGCCGATTTTTTCATCGAAGATGCGCAACCACGCCGATTTGACCGATGTCGTCATCACGTGCGGACGTTCCGCGAGTCGTCGCCAAATCGAATTCGATTGCGTTGGATCGACGCTCATGACGACTTGGTTGACCACCCGTCCTTCGTGAAGCAAGCGGTTGAGTGCGCCAATTTCCACGTAAGCGTTGTAACCGAGGGCCTCGTCGACGATGGCAGCGACTGGTAACTGGAACACGTCCCGGCGACCTTCGAGGCATTCTACGACAACGACCGACCCCCTCGCGACATGCAACCTATCGGCAAGACCGCGAGTCAACAGCAGTCCTTCTGGGGGGGCTGCATGGACCCTCAGACGCTCGTCCCGGGGCGCGCGCAAGACCGCGTCGGCGTCCAGGCCAGTGAGCGTCATGCGATAATTAAGGTGGCCGGCCGAAAGCCGCACAGGAACGACACGCAACCCCTCTGCCGCCCAAACCCCCGACAAATGCGCAATCTCACGGACAGCCCGATCAGAGACGGGTTCATCAATCGTGACGGTCCCATCAGCGCGCTCGACGAATCGAAACTGGACGTCGACCATGTAGGCGAGAGCGTCCCACCAGAACAGACCCATGACAACCATCGGCAATGCGAGCGCTAGACCGAGGACGGTCAATGCGGATTTCACAGGTCGGCCGAGGATCGCGCGCCAGACCATCTTCGTGCCGGGGCCCCATCTCCTTAGAATTGGTTCGTCGACAAAGCGAAATGCGACGCCCGCAGGCGTCTCCGGGCGCATTCCCTCCGCCGGGGTCAACCTTAGCACCCGCCGTACCGCCAGCGCCGCGCCGCTCAAGGCCGAAGCGAGACTTGCCAATGTCGCCAGGACAGGGAGCCAGGTCGGTACGACATAAACGAGGTCCGGAAAGCGGAAAAACGGTCGGTAATTGGCCACCATTCCCTGCCCGTAACGAATCCCCATGAAGACGCCTGCGAGGGAACCGGCGAGAGCGATTGTTCCGACAAATTTTGCATAGTGCATGGCGATCGGGACGGAAGGGAAGCCGAGCGCCTTTAAAGCCGCGATCTGCTCGCGCTGTGCCTCGATTAGACGTGTCAGCACGATATTGAGCAGAAACGCTCCAATCGAAAAAAAGATGAGTGGCGCCGTCAAGGCCAGCGTTCGCTGCTCAGCGAGTTCGTCGGAGAGAAAGCGATGTGAGGGCTGATCGCGCCGCCCGAAGGCGCCAACCGCTCCATAAGGCGCCAAGATTCTATCGATCTCGGCGATCACCTGAGCCTCCATCGCCTCGGGAGCGAGCGACAACGTGAGTGAATTGAACGCGCCTTCCATGTTGAAAGCAGCAGCGACCGCCCTTTCTGCGACCCACATGACTACAAAGGTGCGATCGTCTGGGAGCGGCTTGCCAGGGGTCGCCGCATAGACGAACTCGGGAGAATTTGCGATCCCGACGATGCGGAATTTCTGCGCATGTCCGTTTAGAACGACGTCTATGGCGTCTCCAGGTCTAACGTTCCAGCTCTCCGCAAAAGCCGCGTTGATGACCGCCTCGTCCCGCTGAGCCGGATCGACGGAACGCCCGATCGAAATCGTGAGGCCGTTCAATTCCGATTGCCCTGCGTCGGGGAGCGAGATCATCCGCCCGGACACTGCCGTTTCCGATTGCGGCCAGTCGACCCGGACCTCTTTAACAACACGCGCTTCGACGATGCCGACCCCGGGAATTTCGCTGATCCTACCCGCCAAATTGCGCGGGGCGCGCTTCACATCGGCCCAAAGCACTGCGAAGCGATTCGTCTGATAATAATTCTCCGCTGTTGTGACGAGAGAAACATAGGCGCTGACCGATCCGACCAGGACCGTGACGCCAGCGGCGACAAGAAGCGCAATCGTCACCACCTGTCCACGTAGGTTCCAAAGGTCACGGAGAACCTTTCGATCGAGCATGCTCACCAGCTCAAATCCTTTGGCTCGATCTTGCGACGATTGTGTTCGACAGCGCTAATGCGGCCTTGGCTGAGACGCAGGACTCTGTCGGCCATTCCCCCTATAGAACTGTTATGTGTAATGACGATCGTCGTTGACCTGATCTCTACATTCGCGCGGGCGATCGCCGCAAGGACCATTTTGCCGGTTTCAAGATCGAGGGCACCTGTCGGTTCGTCGCATAGAAGCGCATCCGGTCGTTTAACAATCGCACGCGCGACAGCGACGCGCTGCTGCTCTCCGCCCGAAAGCTGCGACGGGAAATGGTCAAGCCTTTCAGAGAGCCCGACGAGATCCAGCGCAACTTCCGGCCTTATTGGATTTAAGGCGATCTCCGCGACGAGCTGGACATTTTCCAATACAGTGAGGCTGGGTATCAGATTGTAAAATTGAAATACGAACCCGACATGTTCGCGTCGATAGCGTGTGAGCTCCGCTTCGCTCGCCCCCGTCAGTACGTGTTCCCTCCAAGCAGCATTTCCCGAGGTCGGCGTATCGAGCCCGCCGAGAATATTGAGCAATGTCGACTTTCCAGATCCCGAGGGCCCCAGTAGAACGACAAACTCGCCCTCGTAGATGTCGAGATCCAGATTGCGTAGCGCATAGATTACGCGCTCGCCCGAGACGTAACTCTTGCATAGGCCCCGCGCGAGGAAAACGGCAGGGCGCGTTATCGCGGGCTGATCCATCGAGCAAACCCAACTTAGCGCCGACGAACTTCAGCCGGCCGTGGCGCCTGTTTGATTATCGCCGCCTCCTAAATGGCGCGCAAGAACGCTCCGTCCCAGGCGACGGCTATGCTGTCGCCGTTTTTGACTGACGGCGTCATCGGCAGATTGGGACGGAGACTTATGTCGTCGTCGGGCGGCGGGAGCGGCCTGACTCCGAGGCGTCATCCGGATCGTCGTCGACATACCCGGCGCGAGCCGCAGATCCGGATTTGCCGCGGTGACGACGACGTCATATTTCCCGGAGGGTTCCGTCGCCCTCGGGTCAATGGAAATCTGCGTTACCTGGCCTTCGAACCGATAGTCGGGCTCCCGCTCGACGCTGAACGACACCGCGTCGCCGACTCGCAGTGCGGTGGCAACTCGTACATCGACGCTAACTCTGATTTTCACGATGCGAGGATCGGCGACGACGCGAAACAGAGGATGGCCGGCCACAACCGTTTGGCCGGTCCGGACGTCTCGCGCGACCACGGTCCCCTCAATTGGCGAAAGGATGGATGTGCGCTCGAGATCGCCTCGCGCCGAACTGAGCGCCGCTTCGATCAGGGCGACGGAGGCTTCTGCACGTACGACGTCCGCCTGCCTTTGCTCCAATAGTTTTTGCGAGGCCGTCAGCGCGCCGGAGGCGATAGCTTTGCGGTTAGAGAGATTCTGGGCTCGCTCATAGGTCGCTTGCGCGCGAGCAAATTGGGCTTTGGCCTTCGTGAGCCGGCCATTGGCGAGAGTCAGATCGGCATTGCTGCGTTCGACAATGAGACGGTACGGGCGGGAGTCGATTTCCGCGCAAACCTGCCCAGCCTTCACAATGGAACCGATGTCGCAAGAAACCGCCGCGATGACCCCAGAGACGCTAGCTGTGATCGGCATCTCCGTCTCGCCGCTGACAACGCCCACGGTCTTAATCTCGCTCAATTCGCGTTCCGCCAAGGGCGCCCCAGGGCGAAAGCGAGCAAAAAAGTCGCCGCCCCAATAAGCGCCGCCGGCCACCAGAGCAAGGAGGATCAGCGCGCCCGCGAGCATCGGCCAACGTCCTCTGCCTTCGGACGCGCTTTCGAGCGCATGTTCAAATGCCGCAGCTCCACGTCCGGAATGCATCCTCGGCGTCCCATCGCGCGGCGCACTCGCCTCAAGGCCCAGCCGGGCCGCAGCGTGCTCATAAATGTCTTCTTCCTGCGCGTTGTGTATATGCACCAGAGATTCGATGGACTCAATGATACGCTGGGCGTCGCGTATGAGATAGGGTTCAGCCTCATTCGGCCGCAGCCCGTCCGACAAGCGCCCCAACAGCCTGGCCTGATGCAAGATTTCACGATGGGCGCGGCTCATGGCGCTCAACCCATGGCTGTCGTTGAGATACTTCGATACGCGCGGATAGATCGTCTCTTCGTCCTCGCGTTCGTGTCCGACGATGACCGTCTCCACAATCCGATTGGCCTCGAGAACATGTTCGACCGCCTCGGCCGCCTCTGCGCCATCCAGCGCGTCTGCGATTTGACGTAGGCGCTCAAGGCTAATCTCTATCCTTTCGTGATCCTCGCGAAGAACGGTCGCTGCTGCTTCCGACATCGGAGGCTGATCGAAGGCGCCCGGCGGCGCAAGCGCGCGCAGCGCATTCAGAATCACACTGACGTCGATGGCCTCTTGGATGAGTGCTCCAGCGACCGGAGTCACATATCCAAACGCAGCGGCGATCATCGTTATTCCCGACAGGCCCATTCCCGCGATCATGCTTTGCATCGCGATCGCCCGCGTACGCCCGGCGATCGCAACCGCCTCGGCGACGCGATCCAGCCGATCGACCAGAATGACCGCGTCTGCAGCCTCCGAGGAGGCGCTGGCTCCGCGCGCGCCCATGGCCAGGCCAACATTTGCCGCGGCAAGAGCTGGGGCATCGTTGATGCCGTCGCCAACCATCAAGGTTGGAGCGAGCCGTCGCTCCATGACGACCGCGTCGACCTTGTCGGAGGGAACGCGCTCGGCAAGCACCGTGTCGAGATCGAGGGCCGCGCCGATCGTTTCGGCCGGTTCGGCACGATCACCCGTCACCATCACGATCCTGGCGACGCCAGCACGTCGCAGAGCCTGAATGGCTCGCGGCGTTTCGCGGCGTAGCTCGTCGCCGAATAAAAGCACTGCGATCACGCGGCCGTCGACGGCCACGAACACCGTAAGCGCCGAACGCCAGGATGCGCGCCGAGCGGCCCGGCGCGCCCATTCCTCGAGCCGGCCTTCGCCGTGGACGAATTGGAGTGAGCCGACGCTGACTTTGCGCCCCTCTATGACGCCCTCCAATCCGGATCCCAAGGCCTCGCGAACATTATCAGGTGCGTGAAGAGAGAGGCCTTTGCTTTGAGCTGTGGACACGATCGTCGCCGCCAGAACATGGTGCGACGCCTGTTCGAGAGAGGCTGCAAGCCGCAACGCTTCGTCGGGCGCCACGCCAGGAGCGGTCTCAACGGCCACGAGGCGAGCGCCGCCAACCGTCAAGGTTCCGGTCTTGTCGAACATCACGGTATGGATGCGCGCGAGCGTCTCGAGCGGCCCGCCGCCCTTGACCAAGATGCCGCGGCGCGCAGCTTGCGCGGTGCCTCCAATAAAGGCGGCCGGCGCAGCCAGGATCAACGGGCAGGGCGTCGCCGCAACGAGCACCGCCAGCGCTCGGATGGGATCACCCGACAACCACCAAGTGACGCCGGTAATGCAAAGCGTGACGGGCACGAGTAGAAGCGCATAGCGATCCGCCATACGGATAAATGGCGCCTTGGCGGTCTGCGCCGCAGTGACCATCCGAACGATTCCGGCATAAGCGCTGTCGCCCGCTGTCGCGCTGGCGCGCATCTCGAATGTCTCGCCGACATTGATCGTGCCGCTACTCACAGCTTCGCCGACTTGTCGCATCACAGGGAGGGGCTCGCCTGTCAACATGGACTCATCGATCAAGGCGCTGGAGCTAGCGACCTGGCCGTCGATCGGAACGACCTCGCCGGCGCTCACGAGAATCGTGTCCCAAACCGCGACTTGGTCGATCGGCACATCTTCGAGGGCGTCACCGCGCTTTCGATGTGCGACGCGCGGCGCGCGATCGATGAGTGCTTTCAAGTCTCGTTCCGCGCGCCCGACCGCGTAGTCTTCCAGTGCCTGGCCGCTGGCGTACATGACGGCGACGATCACTCCGGCGAGGGTTTCGCCAAGTGCAAGAGCCGCGGCCATCGAAAGGAGCGCCAGCAGATCGACGCCCATTCGGCCGGCGCGCAGGTCACGGACAATCGCAAACAAGAGAACTGTGATAACTGGCGCCGTTCCAGTGATCCAGGCCCAGTGCGCGATCTCGGACCGCGCCGCAAGCGTGGCCACAAGCCCAACTGCGAGCCCGCCCAGCGCGACGACGATCAAGGCGCGCCGTATCGTTCGGTCATTGACCTTCATAGATCTCTCATCGTTCGGGCGTCTATCGCGGATTCCAATGTGGACACAACAAGATGGTAGACAGCATGTTTACTATGCCCGCCTTCGATCGCCGGGAGAAAAATATCAAGTTCAAGATAAAATGACTTTTCACCTACAAGCTCGGCTCCTATGCCGCAGCGCGGAAAGATCATGCCGGCGTCGAGGATCAATCGCACAAACGTTTGAATAATCGCGCCGAAAACTCCCATGTCCCCTTTACGAAAGCGGAAGCGAGCGTGCAGGGGCTCCGGTGTCTTGCCGCTCCGCATCGCCACCCATCGACATCGCCTCAGGGCGATCTCAGATTGCAAATCCGTGGCGCTACCACTCTGAAATGGTGACCAATAGCCCTTCATTACACTCTGTGCGAGTTAACGTGACATCGCCGCCCTCATATAGAGTGTGAGCCCCGGATTATGTGGTCCCGGCCATCCCGTCTCGGGCCCGTAGACAAATGCTCGGACGCCCAGTCGTCAGGAGGCTAGCGTCTCTCCGGCCATGTCGAGACGCGACCTACTCCAATTCTGCCGAGTCTTGCGCCTGCGCCGGGTAGAACATCAGATTCCTTCCCTGACCGCTCATCAACGAAGCTTGAAGCGTAGTGCCTATTCGCGCACGACCAGCACCGAGCATTTCGCATGGCGCACGATCGCAGCGGCGCTAGAGCCCAGAAGATAAGTGGCCATTCCCGGCCGATGCGAACCGACGATTATCAAATCAGCCCCCCAGTCTTCAGCTTCAGCAAGGACCTCAGGATAGACGGCGCCGTAACGCACGACAGTCGAAGGCGTCACAGACGGCCAGGACAGCTTGCCGGCGATTTCTGCAAGTTTCTTCTCGGCGTCTTTTTGCATGTCTTCGTCGAAGCTCGGTGGGAGATAGCCAAGCAAGCTTACGGGTACGAGCGGTTGTACATTGATCAGCCGCAGCTGCGCCCCGCCGTCAGCATTGGCGAGGGCCTGGGCGACGCCAAGCGAGCGTTCGACTATCTCAGGTGCGTCATGATCAATCGGAATGAGGATTTTTTTATACATCGTTGATTCTCTATTATTATAGCTCTGCGCATAGCCCCCCTCAGGCATTGCGGCACTCCTAAGCTGCCTGAATTTTGCCTTCCCGCCAAGCCTGAAGCCAACCAATTGCCTGGTTACGAAATCAAGACCTCTTTCAGAGTGATGAAAGGCCGCAGATAATCCCGAGCCAAATTTGATTGCCGAGGGACACAAGGGCGGGGTCGCCAGCCTCCACCATAGTAAGGGCCTGGCCCCCAACCGCCCCCATAGTAAGAGGGGGCTGTCCGCCAGCAACGTCCCCAATCGTCGCAAACCAAGCCGGCCTTCTCCACGCCCGGCGC includes these proteins:
- a CDS encoding universal stress protein → MPEGGYAQSYNNRESTMYKKILIPIDHDAPEIVERSLGVAQALANADGGAQLRLINVQPLVPVSLLGYLPPSFDEDMQKDAEKKLAEIAGKLSWPSVTPSTVVRYGAVYPEVLAEAEDWGADLIIVGSHRPGMATYLLGSSAAAIVRHAKCSVLVVRE
- a CDS encoding efflux RND transporter periplasmic adaptor subunit; protein product: MHSGRGAAAFEHALESASEGRGRWPMLAGALILLALVAGGAYWGGDFFARFRPGAPLAERELSEIKTVGVVSGETEMPITASVSGVIAAVSCDIGSIVKAGQVCAEIDSRPYRLIVERSNADLTLANGRLTKAKAQFARAQATYERAQNLSNRKAIASGALTASQKLLEQRQADVVRAEASVALIEAALSSARGDLERTSILSPIEGTVVARDVRTGQTVVAGHPLFRVVADPRIVKIRVSVDVRVATALRVGDAVSFSVEREPDYRFEGQVTQISIDPRATEPSGKYDVVVTAANPDLRLAPGMSTTIRMTPRSQAAPAARRRHKSPSQSADDAVSQKRRQHSRRLGRSVLARHLGGGDNQTGATAG
- a CDS encoding efflux RND transporter periplasmic adaptor subunit; the encoded protein is MNNAWRVLIGAVLGLGAFGTLYWAFRPTPAIVEIATVAEGTFRATVEEDGKTRVRDRYIVSAPLSGRLLRIAVKAGDEIKADSVLAWIVPAQPSILDPRSRREAQEKLGAAEAALQEASARLDRARAILDQAKTDVQRVRILEQRGSATAQRREREELNLQTSEREFKAAELRKHATEHDVELARTLLRRYDDKTPDERWKVTAPVDGRVLRVVQENEAVVTVGAPLVEIGDPSDLEVIVDLLTTDAVNVKPGADVELERWGGPAALRGRVRRVEPGGFTKVSALGVDEQRVWVIIDITSPREQWSSLGDGFRVDVRIETQTLPQVVIIPVGALFRRESGWAVFTVENGVTREKRVDLIVRSGRLGAVRSGLHPGEQVIIFPPSNLTEGSRVQLRPS
- a CDS encoding ABC transporter ATP-binding protein, with amino-acid sequence MDQPAITRPAVFLARGLCKSYVSGERVIYALRNLDLDIYEGEFVVLLGPSGSGKSTLLNILGGLDTPTSGNAAWREHVLTGASEAELTRYRREHVGFVFQFYNLIPSLTVLENVQLVAEIALNPIRPEVALDLVGLSERLDHFPSQLSGGEQQRVAVARAIVKRPDALLCDEPTGALDLETGKMVLAAIARANVEIRSTTIVITHNSSIGGMADRVLRLSQGRISAVEHNRRKIEPKDLSW
- a CDS encoding ABC transporter permease — its product is MLDRKVLRDLWNLRGQVVTIALLVAAGVTVLVGSVSAYVSLVTTAENYYQTNRFAVLWADVKRAPRNLAGRISEIPGVGIVEARVVKEVRVDWPQSETAVSGRMISLPDAGQSELNGLTISIGRSVDPAQRDEAVINAAFAESWNVRPGDAIDVVLNGHAQKFRIVGIANSPEFVYAATPGKPLPDDRTFVVMWVAERAVAAAFNMEGAFNSLTLSLAPEAMEAQVIAEIDRILAPYGAVGAFGRRDQPSHRFLSDELAEQRTLALTAPLIFFSIGAFLLNIVLTRLIEAQREQIAALKALGFPSVPIAMHYAKFVGTIALAGSLAGVFMGIRYGQGMVANYRPFFRFPDLVYVVPTWLPVLATLASLASALSGAALAVRRVLRLTPAEGMRPETPAGVAFRFVDEPILRRWGPGTKMVWRAILGRPVKSALTVLGLALALPMVVMGLFWWDALAYMVDVQFRFVERADGTVTIDEPVSDRAVREIAHLSGVWAAEGLRVVPVRLSAGHLNYRMTLTGLDADAVLRAPRDERLRVHAAPPEGLLLTRGLADRLHVARGSVVVVECLEGRRDVFQLPVAAIVDEALGYNAYVEIGALNRLLHEGRVVNQVVMSVDPTQSNSIWRRLAERPHVMTTSVKSAWLRIFDEKIGGLVVLAAVVLTAFGVIISVAIVYNSARIALQEHAWELASLCILGFTRGEVSRILLAELGVQIATSIPLGLVLSQYIVTVILAARSNESFSIPPVISNATFASATLIVFGAGAASALLVWRRIDRLDLTTVLKTRE